In Acidobacteriota bacterium, the following proteins share a genomic window:
- the iscX gene encoding Fe-S cluster assembly protein IscX: protein MPEIGWTDVEEIAIRLLEKYPDIDPLTVRFTDLHQWVIELDGFTADPKESNEKKLEAIQMAWYEEWQEENE from the coding sequence ATGCCGGAAATCGGATGGACAGATGTTGAAGAGATTGCCATCAGGCTGTTGGAAAAATACCCGGATATCGACCCCTTGACAGTTCGCTTCACGGATTTGCATCAATGGGTCATTGAACTTGATGGCTTCACCGCCGACCCCAAAGAATCGAACGAGAAAAAGCTCGAAGCCATTCAGATGGCATGGTATGAAGAGTGGCAAGAAGAGAATGAATAG